A stretch of the Nicotiana tabacum cultivar K326 chromosome 6, ASM71507v2, whole genome shotgun sequence genome encodes the following:
- the LOC107817994 gene encoding uncharacterized protein At3g49140 yields MLMVEPAVAAVRFSASNFNSTHPRFSHSASFSIPRNKFRRLTTEHGGGRIRTGKGKCGIKASTKDQSSAGTGPVKQNAKPSRYHPFEDISDSETGENEEAQLTPAETSKTIIEVNSKATLMFSGVVNNEVHENIFWPDLPYITDELGNIYFQVKNDEDILQTLTAEENVVQVIIGLDTAEMLSELESFGQSEVDYGIDEFDDEDSDIDDEDDLDEDDDDDGDEDESDYDKDWVAILDDEDQDGDSDGSLGDWAKLETMRSSHPMYFAKKIAEVVTDDPIDFMDQPPAGLAIQGVLRPSFLEEHTTIQKQISEHRLSDADLNQMEKDEDHKEKGGIHINGHKHESGSSQDSPSWAELEKDENLGNGTSFYKLEMIKIQLISSNGNQIFVELDDFRRARPDAIAHSTAKIISRLKAAGEKTTQALRSLCWRCKGIQVEEVSLIGVDSLGFDLRVCSGTQVQTLRFSFRKRASSEYSAERQLNDLLFPRIHHKSRQKKESHQAES; encoded by the exons ATGCTGATGGTAGAACCCGCCGTCGCCGCCGTCCGTTTCTCGGCCAGTAACTTCAACTCCACCCACCCCCGGTTTTCTCACTCCGCCAGCTTCTCAATCCCTCG GAATAAATTTAGGAGATTAACGACGGAGCATGGCGGTGGAAGAATAAGAACGGGTAAGGGAAAATGTGGAATTAAAGCAAGTACGAAAGATCAGTCAAGTGCGGGTACTGGACCGGTGAAACAGAATGCGAAGCCGTCCAGGTATCATCCGTTTGAAGACATTTCGGATTCAGAAACTGGGGAGAATGAGGAAGCTCAACTTACGCCTGCTGAAACTTCTAAAACAATCATTGAG GTAAACAGCAAAGCAACACTCATGTTTTCAGGTGTGGTCAACAATGAAGTGCATGAGAACATTTTCTGGCCAGACTTGCCTTACATAACTGATGAACTTGGAA ACATCTACTTTCAAGTAAAGAATGATGAAGACATCCTGCAAACTCTGACAGCTGAAGAAAATGTCGTG CAAGTAATTATTGGCCTAGATACCGCTGAAATGCTAAGTGAGCTAGAGTCATTTGGTCAATCTGAAGTTGATTATGGCATAGATGAATTTGACGACGAGGACAGTGATATTGATGACGAAGATGACCTCGATGAAGATGACGACGATGATGGTGATGAAGATGAAAGTGACTATGACAAG GATTGGGTTGCCATTCTTGATGATGAAGATCAGGATGGGGATTCTGACGGGTCATTGGGAGACTGGGCTAAATTAGAAACCATGCGCTCTTCTCATCCAATGTATTTTGCCAAAAAGATTGCCGAG GTTGTGACAGATGATCCTATAGATTTTATGGACCAGCCTCCTGCAGGTCTTGCTATACAAGGCGTTCTAAGGCCGTCCTTCCTTGAAGAGCACACTACTATTCAAAAGCAGATATCCGAACATAGGCTGAGTGACGCTGACTTAAACCAGATGGAAAAAGATGAAGACCATAAAGAAAAGGGCGGTATTCATATAAATGGCCACAAACATGAGAGTGGATCATCACAAGATAGTCCAAGCTGGGCAGAATTGGAGAAGGATGAGAACCTAGGAAATGGAACTTCATTTTACAAGCTAGAGATGATCAAAATTCAGTTAATTTCTTCCAATGGGAATCAG ATCTTTGTTGAGTTAGATGATTTTAGGAGAGCTAGGCCTGATGCAATAGCACATTCAACTGCCAAAATAATATCTCGGCTTAAAGCTGCTGGAGAGAAGACTACACAGGCTCTTAGATCTCTCTGTTGGAGATGCAAGGGAATTCAGGTGGAG GAGGTGTCTCTGATTGGTGTGGACAGCCTTGGTTTTGACTTGAGAGTTTGCTCTGGGACACAAGTCCAAACACTGCGGTTTTCATTTAGGAAGCGG GCCTCGTCAGAGTATAGTGCTGAAAGACAACTCAATGATCTACTGTTTCCCCGGATCCACCACAAGTCGcgccaaaagaaagaaagtcaCCAAGCTGAATCATGA
- the LOC107817995 gene encoding pentatricopeptide repeat-containing protein At4g21190 has product MLCLRYSPVVFTTRRLESIELPKKNYNRNIVVCEAKGPRPRYPRVWKTKRKIGTISKSLKLVECIKGLSNVKEEVYGALDSFIAWELEFPLITVKKALKILENEKEWKRIIQVTKWMLSKGQGRTMGSYFTLLNALGEDGRLEEAEELWLKLFSDNLESMPRIFFQKMISIYYHREMNDKMFEIFADMEELGIRPTVAVVTMVGNVFQKLGMLDKYQKLNKKYPPPKWEYRYIKGKRVKIRTKDLYNSNNSDVVSKSEEVGESELGDQSKDQADEVDEDYVEQLKEVDEYEPGEISTVPSESRESSMLT; this is encoded by the exons ATGCTTTGTTTGAGGTATTCTCCTGTAGTTTTTACTACTAGACGACTGGAATCAATTGAACTCCCCAAGAAGAACTATAATCGTAACATTGTG GTGTGCGAAGCTAAAGGTCCACGACCAAGGTATCCTCGAGTGTGgaaaactaaaaggaaaattggGACCATTTCCAAGTCACTGAAGCTTGTTGAGTGT ATAAAGGGACTATCGAAtgtcaaggaagaagtctatggAGCTCTTGATTCTTTCATTGCATGGGAACTGGAGTTCCCTTTGATTACAGTGAAGAAAGCATTAAAGATCCTTGAGAATGAAAAGGAGTGGAAAAGGATAATTCAG GTGACAAAGTGGATGCTAAGTAAGGGTCAAGGGAGAACAATGGGGAGCTATTTCACGTTGCTAAATGCCTTGGGCGAGGATGGAAGACTTGAGGAAGCTGAAGAGCTTTGGCTGAAACTATTCTCTGACAATCTGGAAAGCATGCCTCGTATTTTCTTTCAGAAAATGATCTCCATATACTATCACAGGGAGATGAATGACAAGATGTTTGAG ATATTCGCAGACATGGAAGAACTTGGTATTAGGCCCACTGTGGCGGTTGTCACAATGGTGGGAAATGTTTTTCAGAAACTTGGAATGTTGGACAAGTACCAGAAATTGAACAAGAAATACCCACCCCCAAAGTGGGAATATCGATACATAAAAGGAAAGAGGGtcaaaataagaacaaaagatCTTTATAACTCTAATAATAGTGATGTTGTAAGTAAGTCTGAAGAAGTAGGTGAGTCTGAGTTAGGCGACCAATCAAAAGATCAAGCAGATGAAGTTGATGAAGATTATGTAGAGCAACTCAAAGAAGTTGACGAGTATGAACCTGGTGAAATATCAACTGTACCTAGCGAATCAAGGGAATCTTCTATGTTAACTTAA